A single region of the Triticum dicoccoides isolate Atlit2015 ecotype Zavitan chromosome 2B, WEW_v2.0, whole genome shotgun sequence genome encodes:
- the LOC119362880 gene encoding uncharacterized protein LOC119362880, translating into MARPMGSSGFEAALAVCPAAAQAYSKYCGIVSGCTNANPREGLADLSRTIDNMEGMRDGIFGDIHKLMSVLDFDDVSQFNSFYDFVFFISRENGQKNITVQKALAAWRIVLVGRFRLLDRWCNFVEKYQRHNISEDAWQQLLAFSRCVNEDLEGYDPKGAWPVIIDDFVEHMHRIYRPSDCSSAMESQCSISNTFRGLNLLPGSKRKCPTQFNSSEESVELSEALRHSVQLTPSKRLKESSAPTRYGVWERDAGTPFFNSTPDCREDMNLHNSRGCLQNSPRVIEDGFSKGFEGCISMKCSF; encoded by the exons ATGGCTCGGCCCATGGGATCCAGCGGCTTCGAGGCTGCCCTAGCCGTGTGCCCCGCCGCCGCCCAGGCCTACTCCAAGTACTGCG GTATTGTATCTGGATGCACAAATGCGAACCCAAGGGAAGGGTTGGCGGATCTTTCACGAACTATAGATAATATGGAAGGAATGAG GGATGGAATATTTGGTGATATTCACAAGCTCATGTCAGTTCTTGATTTC GATGATGTGAGCCAATTCAATTCCTTCTATGATTTTGTCTTCTTCATTTCTCGTGAAAATGGCCAAAAGAATATTA CTGTTCAGAAGGCTCTTGCAGCATGGAGGATAGTTCTTGTTGGAAGATTCCGATTGCTTGACCGGTGGTGTAACTTTGTTGAG AAGTACCAACGTCACAACATTTCTGAGGACGCCTGGCAGCAGCTACTAGCTTTCAGCAGGTGTGTAAATGAGGACCTGGAAGGTTATGATCCAAAAG GTGCTTGGCCTGTCATAATTGATGATTTTGTGGAGCACATGCACAG AATTTACCGCCCTAGTGACTGCTCCAGTGCAATGGAATCACAATGCAGCATTTCCAATACATTTAGAG GTCTAAATCTATTACCTGGATCAAAGAGGAAATGCCCTACTCAGTTTAACTCCAGTGAAGAGAGCGTAGAGCTCTCAGAAGCTCTTAGACACTCTGTCCAACTTACCCCGTCGAAGCGACTTAAGGAAAGTTCCGCGCCTACTAGATATGGGGTTTGGGAGCGAGACGCAGGTACCCCTTTCTTCAACAGCACACCAGATTGTCGCGAGGACATGAATTTACACAACTCAAGAGGCTGCCTTCAGAACTCACCTCGTGTTATTGAGGATGGGTTTTCAAAAGGGTTCGAAGGTTGCATTTCAATGAAATGCTCATTTTAG